One Leifsonia shinshuensis DNA window includes the following coding sequences:
- a CDS encoding ROK family transcriptional regulator: MADRPVRGTPGWLRETNDRTALALLLEHGVLTRTRIGELSGLSKPTAAQMVSRLETAGLIHVVGEVSAGRGPNAAGYAVRTDRMLGVAVDIDATSIRSTIVDAAGGEHPIAVTPLAARTPEADLRLAIEAACEAAGVDADRVRAVCVGVQGALDPRTDELTYIETLPGWPKQGISRRLEDALGIAVHIDNDVNLAAVAERTDGAGTEAGGFALLWMGDGLGLAVDQAGAVHRGASGGAGEIGYLPIPRSAADLDPEAADLQDLIGGPAVARLAAAHGLTDDLQGDAAARGELVAELAARVAVGVVPVLALLDPELVVLGGPTGAACGPRLAELVARELRDAWGERAVVATGVATHPVLRGAREHLLGEVREALFDEVSRIAV; this comes from the coding sequence ATGGCCGACCGACCCGTCCGGGGAACCCCGGGGTGGCTGCGCGAGACCAACGACCGCACGGCGCTCGCCCTGCTGCTGGAGCACGGCGTGCTGACCCGCACCCGGATCGGCGAACTGTCCGGGCTCTCGAAGCCCACCGCGGCGCAGATGGTCTCCCGCCTGGAGACGGCCGGCCTCATCCACGTCGTCGGCGAGGTCTCCGCCGGACGCGGCCCGAACGCGGCGGGCTACGCCGTGCGCACCGACCGGATGCTCGGCGTCGCGGTGGACATCGATGCGACCTCCATCCGCTCGACCATCGTGGATGCGGCCGGGGGCGAGCACCCCATCGCCGTCACCCCGCTCGCCGCCCGGACGCCGGAGGCCGACCTCCGGCTGGCGATCGAGGCCGCGTGCGAAGCGGCGGGAGTCGACGCCGACCGCGTGCGCGCCGTGTGCGTCGGCGTGCAGGGCGCGCTCGACCCGCGGACGGACGAGCTCACCTACATCGAGACCCTGCCCGGCTGGCCCAAGCAGGGCATCAGCCGCCGGCTGGAGGACGCCCTCGGCATCGCGGTCCACATCGACAACGACGTGAACCTCGCCGCGGTCGCCGAGCGCACCGACGGCGCGGGAACCGAGGCCGGCGGCTTCGCGCTGCTCTGGATGGGCGACGGCCTCGGTCTCGCCGTCGACCAGGCCGGCGCGGTGCACCGCGGCGCCTCGGGCGGCGCAGGCGAGATCGGCTACCTCCCCATCCCGCGCTCGGCCGCGGACCTCGACCCGGAGGCCGCCGACCTCCAGGACCTCATCGGCGGCCCGGCCGTCGCGCGGCTCGCGGCCGCCCACGGACTGACCGACGACCTTCAGGGCGACGCCGCCGCCCGGGGGGAGCTGGTCGCAGAGCTCGCCGCGAGGGTCGCCGTCGGCGTCGTCCCCGTCCTCGCCCTGCTCGACCCGGAGCTGGTCGTGCTCGGCGGCCCGACCGGCGCCGCGTGCGGCCCCCGGCTCGCCGAGCTCGTCGCCCGCGAGCTGCGCGACGCCTGGGGCGAGCGCGCCGTCGTCGCCACCGGCGTCGCCACCCATCCCGTCCTCCGCGGCGCACGCGAGCACCTCCTCGGCGAGGTGCGCGAGGCGCTCTTCGACGAGGTGTCGCGCATCGCCGTCTGA
- a CDS encoding ABC transporter substrate-binding protein has product MKHRHLIAAAAVAAAAALTLAGCSGGSSGASFQDSTPSDLSGTVSFWHFFSDREAKVIQSVVDDFEKKYPKIKVDVHSGQDDEKLQKAIATGSKVDVGLSYSTDIVGNFCSNGAFRSLNKVIDRDKVDMSQFSDTVKSYTEFKGNRCAMPMLADVYGLYYNKKLLQAAGFTEPPKTLGELETMADKLTTLNPDGSIKTLGFNPTMGWYENSAAHYGPAAGAEWLKADGTSAISSSPGWKELIQWQKAYVDKIGWDKLNAFTSGLGQEFSADNAFQTGQVAMNMDGEYRTAFIDDQAKGLDYGTAPFPTADDHTDLYGGGYITGNIIGISKGSKQPELAWALLKYLTTDTDAVVKLANGLKNVPTTKDALASPKLEVSPQFKTFLDISSNKNVMTTPASPLGAGYQNTFQDWWNKYQSQGGDIDAGLKSVDKQINDALALSKGP; this is encoded by the coding sequence GTGAAACACCGTCATCTCATCGCAGCCGCCGCTGTCGCCGCGGCCGCCGCCCTCACCCTGGCCGGCTGTTCCGGCGGGTCCAGCGGAGCGTCGTTCCAGGACAGCACGCCGTCCGACCTCTCCGGCACCGTGTCGTTCTGGCACTTCTTCTCCGACCGGGAGGCCAAGGTCATCCAGTCGGTCGTCGACGACTTCGAGAAGAAGTACCCCAAGATCAAAGTCGACGTGCACTCCGGCCAGGACGACGAGAAGCTGCAGAAGGCCATCGCCACCGGCAGCAAGGTCGACGTCGGCCTCTCCTACTCGACCGACATCGTCGGCAACTTCTGCTCCAACGGCGCGTTCCGCTCGCTCAACAAGGTGATCGATCGCGACAAGGTCGACATGAGCCAGTTCAGCGACACCGTGAAGTCGTACACCGAGTTCAAGGGCAACCGCTGCGCGATGCCGATGCTCGCCGACGTGTACGGCCTCTACTACAACAAGAAGCTGCTCCAGGCGGCCGGCTTCACCGAGCCGCCCAAGACGCTGGGCGAGCTGGAGACGATGGCCGACAAGCTGACCACGCTCAACCCCGACGGCTCGATCAAGACCCTCGGCTTCAACCCGACCATGGGCTGGTACGAGAACTCGGCCGCACATTACGGCCCGGCCGCGGGCGCCGAGTGGCTGAAGGCCGACGGCACCAGCGCGATCTCCTCCTCCCCCGGCTGGAAGGAGCTGATCCAGTGGCAGAAGGCCTACGTCGACAAGATCGGCTGGGACAAGCTCAACGCCTTCACCTCCGGGCTCGGCCAGGAGTTCTCTGCCGACAACGCGTTCCAGACCGGCCAGGTGGCGATGAACATGGACGGCGAGTACCGCACCGCGTTCATCGACGACCAGGCGAAGGGCCTCGACTACGGCACCGCGCCGTTCCCGACCGCCGACGACCACACCGACCTCTACGGCGGCGGGTACATCACCGGCAACATCATCGGCATCTCCAAGGGCTCGAAGCAGCCGGAGCTGGCCTGGGCGCTGCTGAAGTACCTCACCACCGACACCGACGCGGTGGTCAAGCTGGCGAACGGCCTGAAGAACGTGCCCACCACGAAGGACGCGCTGGCCTCCCCGAAGCTGGAGGTCTCCCCGCAGTTCAAGACGTTCCTCGACATCTCGTCGAACAAGAACGTGATGACCACGCCGGCCAGCCCGCTCGGCGCCGGCTACCAGAACACCTTCCAGGACTGGTGGAACAAGTACCAGAGCCAGGGCGGCGACATCGACGCCGGACTGAAGTCGGTCGACAAGCAGATCAACGACGCCCTCGCCCTCTCGAAGGGTCCGTGA